GATGGCGCCGCCACGCGGGTTGACGATGCCGGGGTCGAAGCCGGGGTCCTGGGCCGACCACTCGGCGAGGCAGCCCAGCACCTGCGCGGCGAACGCCTCGTTGAGTTCGAGGGTGGCCAGATCGGCGAATGAGCGGCCCGCCTTGGCGAGGGCGCGGCGTACGGCCTCGACGGGGCCGAGTCCGAAGTACTGCGGCTCGATACCGGTCACGGCCGAGGCGCCGATCCGGGCCAGGGGCTCGCGTCCGGTGGCCTTCAGCCCCTCCTCGTCGACGAGCAGCAGCGCGGCCGCGCCGTCGTTGAGGGGCGAGGAGTTGCCCGCGGTGACGGTGCCGCCGGGCTTGCGGAAGGCGGGCTTGAGCCTGGCCAGGGCCTCGGCGGATGTGTTCTCGCGGATGGTCTCGTCCCGGACGAGCTCGGTGTCCGGATACGGCAGCACCTCGGCGTCGTACGCCCCGTCCTTCCACGCCCGCGCCGCCCGCTCATGGCTGGCGAGCGCGAACGCGTCCTGTGCCTCGCGGGTGATGCCGTGCTTGTCGGCGATCAGCTCGGCGCCCTCGCCGAGGGCGACGGTCCACTCGGGCGGCATGTCCGGGTTGGTCATCCGCCAGCCCAGAGTCGTGGAGTACATCTGCTGATGCCCGGCCGGGAAGGCGCGCTCGGGCTTGGGCAGTACCCAGGGGGCGCGGCTCATCGACTCCACACCGCCCGCGAGCGCGATGTGCGCGTCGCCGACCGCGATGGCGCGGGCGGCCTGGAGCACGGCCTCCAGGC
This genomic interval from Streptomyces asiaticus contains the following:
- a CDS encoding thiolase family protein; translated protein: MTTSRDVCRDVYIVDAVRTPIGKYGGALSGVRPDDLAAHVVRGLLARTPALDPARIDDVYFGNANGAGEENRDVARMAVLLAGLPVTVPGATVNRLCASGLEAVLQAARAIAVGDAHIALAGGVESMSRAPWVLPKPERAFPAGHQQMYSTTLGWRMTNPDMPPEWTVALGEGAELIADKHGITREAQDAFALASHERAARAWKDGAYDAEVLPYPDTELVRDETIRENTSAEALARLKPAFRKPGGTVTAGNSSPLNDGAAALLLVDEEGLKATGREPLARIGASAVTGIEPQYFGLGPVEAVRRALAKAGRSFADLATLELNEAFAAQVLGCLAEWSAQDPGFDPGIVNPRGGAIAIGHPLGASGARLTGAVAHQLAARGSGTGLATLCIGVGQGLALVLER